In the Pungitius pungitius chromosome 5, fPunPun2.1, whole genome shotgun sequence genome, one interval contains:
- the sb:cb288 gene encoding uncharacterized protein sb:cb288: MVEPDVTRQLLHAVHLTNGSIVAATHPSLTENSFTSSSGIIPGAIAATVFIALLLALYAVLWKCLVSPPLRKRSKVRVRVKPRTSV, from the exons ATGGTTGAGCCAGATGTGACACGGCAGCTGTTACACGCTGTTCACCTGACGAATG GATCAATTGTGGCTGCCACTCATCCCTCTCTCACAGAGAACTCCTTCACCAGCAGCAGTGGAATAATCCCCG GTGCAATTGCAGCCACGGTGTTCATTGCCCTTTTGCTCGCTCTGTACGCCGTCCTCTGGAAGTGCCTGGTGTCACCGCCTCTACG GAAACGCAGCAAAGTGAGGGTGAGAGTGAAACCGAGGACGTCTGTGTGA